The Leifsonia sp. ZF2019 DNA segment GGAGGCCGCACCGGCACCACTCGTCGCGCGCCTCCGGGACATCGCGGGGCCGGGCTATTGGCTGCAGCTCGACGTCGACCTCCTCGACCCGAGCGTGCTGCCCGCCGTGGACAGCCCTGACCCCGGCGGCCTGGACGTCGAGCAGCTCGGGGAGCTGCTGCAGCAGCTGGCACCCCACGCGGCCGGCGCGTCGATCACGGTCTTCGACCCGGACCTCGATCCGGACGGGCGCTTCGCGCGCCTGCTCACCGACCTCCTGGCCGGCCCGCTCGCCTCCGTCGGGAGCGCACTGCGCTGAGAGCGGCCGCGCGATCCGCGCCTACGGCCGGCGGCCCGTGAAGAAATCCATCGAGTGGTAGACGCCGAGCCGGTCGGCCACCGCATCCCACGCCCGCGTCGGGAGCACGCCCTTGAGCAGGCGAGCGAGGCCGACCGACCACGGGAGCATGAGAAGAGGACGCCCGGCGAGCATCGCCCGCCAGACCTTGTCGACGACGTACTCGGGTGTCAGCACCGGCGTCAGGAGCGGCCCGCGAGCGCCCTCGAACATCCCGGTGTCGATGTAGCTGGGTGCCACCGTGGTGACCTTGACATGGTCGAAGCCCTGCTGCTGCAGCTCCAGCCGCACGCTGTCGCTCCAGCCGATCACCGCCCACTTGCTGGCGGCGTAGACGCTCATGCGCGGGTTGGAGAGAGTGCCGGCCGCGGAGGCGATATTGACGATGCGGGCCTCGCGCGTGCTCTCGATCATGCCGGGCAGGAACTCCCGGGTGATGTACATCGGAGCGAGCGCGTTCACCTGCATGGTCGGCCGGGTGTCGTCGCCGTTGTCGTGCTCCCAGAAGTACTTGCCGCGCACGATGCCCGCGTTGTTGATGAGCACGTCGATCCCGCCGAGCTCGCGGCGCACCGCCTGGGCGCTCTGCGCGATCGCGCCCAGCTCGCCGAGGTCGAGGAAGTAGGGGTGCACGCTCGTCACCGCGCCGCCCGCAGCGGAGGAGGGCGAGCGCGGAGGCGCACCCCACGCGGCGGCGGTGCGGCCGGTGAGGATCTCGGACCGCAACGTGTCGGTCAGAGCTGTGAGGGCGGCGGCGTCGCGGTCCCACAGCACGACCGCGCGGGCGCCCTCGCGCACCGCCCGCTCCGCGTAGAGCCGCCCCATGCCGGACGCGGCCCCGGTGATCAGAACCCGTGCGCCCCGAACCGTTCTCGCCATCTGTCCATCATCGCAGGCGCGAGAAGAATGGTGCGGCGTGTACCATCGACGTGAACACCGACCAGCAGTCGGTTTTGTTCCCCCGCCCGCCTGCCCCGATACGAGGTCCCTGTGACGACGCAGACCGCTCTCGACCGCCGCGCCCTGGTGCGCTGGCGCAACGCGATCACCGCCGCCTTCGGACTCGGCGGCGTGACCATCGCCACCTGGGGCCCGAGACTGCCCGAGCTGATGCGCGAGCTGAACATCGACACGCCCACGGTCGGCGTGCTCATCGCCTGCTCGACGGTCGGGTCGATCGCCGGGCTCGGGATCTCCACTCCCCTGCTCGGGCGCCTGGGCGGTCGGTGGGCGGTCTCGACGGCGCTGCTCACCATCGCCGGCTCGCTGGTACTGCTGGGCGGCGCGCTGCTGCTCCAGTCCGTCCCGCTGGTCGCGGTGGGCTTCGTCACGGTGGGCCTCGGCATCGGGACGCTCGACGTGCTCATCAACGTGGAGGGCGCGGCGATCGAGCAGGCGGCCGCCAAGACCCTCATGCCGCTCATGCACGCCGCATGGTCCGTCGGAGCGGCCATCGGCTCCGGGATCGGCGCAGCCTGCGCCGCCCTCGGCATCGCCCCGTCGGCGCAGTTCACCGCGCTCGGCGTCGTGGTGGCGATCGTCGCACTGGGCATGGCGCGCGCCATCCCGGCCGCGGCTCCCGAGACTCCCGACGCCCCGGCCCGGCCGCCCGTGGCGGCGCG contains these protein-coding regions:
- a CDS encoding SDR family oxidoreductase translates to MARTVRGARVLITGAASGMGRLYAERAVREGARAVVLWDRDAAALTALTDTLRSEILTGRTAAAWGAPPRSPSSAAGGAVTSVHPYFLDLGELGAIAQSAQAVRRELGGIDVLINNAGIVRGKYFWEHDNGDDTRPTMQVNALAPMYITREFLPGMIESTREARIVNIASAAGTLSNPRMSVYAASKWAVIGWSDSVRLELQQQGFDHVKVTTVAPSYIDTGMFEGARGPLLTPVLTPEYVVDKVWRAMLAGRPLLMLPWSVGLARLLKGVLPTRAWDAVADRLGVYHSMDFFTGRRP
- a CDS encoding MFS transporter produces the protein MTTQTALDRRALVRWRNAITAAFGLGGVTIATWGPRLPELMRELNIDTPTVGVLIACSTVGSIAGLGISTPLLGRLGGRWAVSTALLTIAGSLVLLGGALLLQSVPLVAVGFVTVGLGIGTLDVLINVEGAAIEQAAAKTLMPLMHAAWSVGAAIGSGIGAACAALGIAPSAQFTALGVVVAIVALGMARAIPAAAPETPDAPARPPVAARVKQWLRGWLDARLLVIGVVMLGVELGEGSANTWLTLSVKDDHGQTAAVAALFFTIFAASEAATRIFGGPVVDRLGRVATIRWTTALGIAGLLLFILGGALWMVLVGVVLWAVGVSMGFPLGMSAAAEGGGNAAARVSVVASIGYVANLAGPPVLGVVAHSTGLLGALWLVVALMAAAFVSAPALRPRAVPVDSGE